From a region of the Streptacidiphilus albus JL83 genome:
- a CDS encoding acyl-CoA mutase large subunit family protein, which produces MDAQDQQAARERWQRRYDGARRRDADFSTLSGDPVEPVYGPADGEAPEGFERIGWPGEYPFTRGLHATGYRGRAWTIRQFAGFGNAKQTNERYRMILEAGGGGLSVAFDMPTLMGRDSDDPRSLGEVGHCGVAIDSAADMEVLFADLPLGDVTTSMTISGPAVPVFCMYLVAAERQGVDPSVLNGTLQTDIYKEYIAQKEWLFPPEPHLRLIGDLMEYCAEKIPAYKPLSVSGYHIREAGSTAAQELAFTLADGFAYVELGLSRGLDVDVFAPGLSFFFDAHLDFFEEIAKFRAARRIWARRLKEQYGARTDKAQWLRFHTQTAGVSLTAQQPYNNVVRTAVEALSAVLGGTNSLHTNALDETLALPSAQAAEIALRTQQVLLEETGVANVADPLGGSWYVEALTDRIEAQAEAIFARILDMGANSAAGREIGPMTAGILRGIETGWFTGEIAEAAFAYQTALEKGEKRVVGVNCHTGSVTPALEILRVSHEVETEQVRELAERRTHRDDAAVRAGLDAMLAAARSGGNMLPPMLDAVRAEATLGEICDALRDEWGTYTETTGF; this is translated from the coding sequence GTGGACGCACAGGACCAGCAGGCGGCGCGTGAGCGCTGGCAGCGGCGCTACGACGGCGCCCGGCGCCGTGACGCCGACTTCAGCACGCTCAGCGGCGACCCGGTCGAGCCGGTCTACGGGCCCGCCGACGGCGAGGCCCCCGAGGGGTTCGAGCGGATCGGCTGGCCCGGCGAGTACCCCTTCACCCGGGGCCTGCACGCCACCGGCTACCGGGGGCGGGCCTGGACCATCCGGCAGTTCGCCGGCTTCGGCAACGCCAAGCAGACCAACGAGCGCTACCGGATGATCCTGGAGGCCGGCGGCGGCGGCCTGTCCGTGGCCTTCGACATGCCGACGCTGATGGGCCGCGACTCGGACGACCCGCGCTCGCTCGGCGAGGTCGGCCACTGCGGCGTCGCCATCGACTCGGCCGCCGACATGGAGGTGCTCTTCGCCGACCTCCCGCTGGGCGACGTCACCACCTCGATGACCATCAGCGGCCCGGCCGTCCCGGTCTTCTGCATGTACCTGGTCGCGGCCGAGCGGCAGGGGGTGGACCCGTCCGTGCTCAACGGCACGCTGCAGACGGACATCTACAAGGAGTACATCGCGCAGAAGGAGTGGCTCTTCCCGCCCGAGCCGCACCTGCGGCTGATCGGCGACCTGATGGAGTACTGCGCCGAGAAGATCCCGGCCTACAAGCCGCTCTCGGTCTCCGGCTACCACATCCGCGAGGCCGGTTCCACGGCCGCGCAGGAGCTGGCCTTCACCCTGGCCGACGGCTTCGCCTACGTCGAGCTCGGCCTCTCCCGGGGCCTGGACGTCGACGTCTTCGCCCCCGGCCTCTCCTTCTTCTTCGACGCCCACCTCGACTTCTTCGAGGAGATCGCCAAGTTCCGGGCCGCCCGCCGGATCTGGGCCCGCCGGCTCAAGGAGCAGTACGGCGCCCGCACCGACAAGGCGCAGTGGCTGCGCTTCCACACCCAGACCGCCGGGGTCTCGCTGACCGCCCAGCAGCCCTACAACAACGTGGTGCGGACTGCCGTCGAGGCGCTCTCGGCGGTGCTCGGCGGCACCAACTCGCTGCACACCAACGCCCTGGACGAGACCCTGGCGCTGCCCTCCGCCCAGGCCGCGGAGATCGCGCTGCGCACCCAGCAGGTACTGCTGGAGGAGACCGGCGTCGCCAACGTGGCCGACCCGCTGGGCGGTTCCTGGTACGTCGAGGCGCTGACCGACCGGATCGAGGCCCAGGCCGAAGCGATCTTCGCGCGGATCCTGGACATGGGCGCCAACTCCGCGGCCGGCCGCGAGATCGGCCCGATGACGGCCGGGATCCTGCGCGGCATCGAGACCGGCTGGTTCACCGGCGAGATCGCCGAGGCCGCCTTCGCCTACCAGACCGCGCTGGAGAAGGGCGAGAAGCGGGTCGTCGGCGTCAACTGCCACACCGGCAGCGTCACCCCGGCGCTGGAGATCCTGCGGGTCAGCCACGAGGTCGAGACCGAGCAGGTCCGCGAGTTGGCCGAGCGCCGCACCCACCGCGACGACGCTGCGGTCCGGGCCGGCCTGGACGCGATGCTGGCGGCGGCCCGCTCCGGCGGCAACATGCTCCCGCCGATGCTGGACGCGGTCCGCGCCGAGGCCACCCTCGGCGAGATCTGCGACGCCCTGCGCGACGAGTGGGGGACCTACACCGAGACGACCGGCTTCTGA
- a CDS encoding DUF3817 domain-containing protein: MPPTALRGPAVKKSSPLLTAYRVFAYITGVGLILLCASCIAFYGFGTAGTAVAVVGTIHGWAYMIYVVLAFAVGNKLGWPMKKMIFVILAGTIPTCSFIAERKVMRQIDEQLAEGEKLELAKV; this comes from the coding sequence GTGCCGCCCACCGCACTGCGAGGCCCCGCCGTGAAGAAGTCCTCCCCTCTGCTCACCGCTTACCGCGTCTTCGCGTACATCACCGGCGTGGGTCTGATCCTGCTCTGCGCCTCCTGCATCGCCTTCTACGGCTTCGGGACTGCCGGGACCGCCGTGGCCGTCGTTGGCACCATTCACGGCTGGGCGTACATGATCTACGTCGTGCTGGCCTTCGCGGTCGGCAACAAGCTGGGCTGGCCGATGAAGAAGATGATCTTCGTCATCCTCGCCGGGACCATCCCCACCTGCTCCTTCATCGCCGAGCGCAAGGTGATGCGGCAGATCGACGAGCAGCTCGCGGAGGGCGAGAAGCTGGAGCTCGCCAAGGTCTGA
- a CDS encoding MarR family winged helix-turn-helix transcriptional regulator — translation MPKPLSLSFDPIARADELWTRRWGSVPSMVAITSIMRAQQILLAQVDAVVKPYGLTFARYEALVLLTFSQHGELPLSKIGERLMVHPTSVTNTVDRLEKSGLVVRRPNPLDGRGVLAAITDQGRRVVEESTRELVAMDFGLSGYDEEGCRGLFDVLRPLRIAAGDFTPSVEDGAGAMAVADVEG, via the coding sequence GTGCCCAAGCCGCTGAGCCTCTCCTTCGATCCGATCGCGCGCGCCGACGAGCTGTGGACCCGTCGCTGGGGCTCCGTCCCGTCCATGGTGGCGATCACCTCGATCATGCGCGCCCAGCAGATCCTGCTGGCGCAGGTCGACGCGGTGGTCAAGCCCTACGGGCTGACCTTCGCCCGGTACGAGGCACTGGTGCTGCTGACCTTCAGCCAGCACGGGGAACTGCCGCTGTCGAAGATCGGCGAGCGGCTGATGGTGCACCCCACCAGCGTCACCAACACCGTCGACCGGCTGGAGAAGTCCGGCCTGGTGGTCCGCCGCCCCAACCCGCTGGACGGGCGCGGGGTGCTCGCGGCCATCACCGACCAGGGGCGCCGGGTGGTCGAGGAGTCCACCCGCGAGCTGGTCGCCATGGACTTCGGCCTCAGCGGCTACGACGAGGAGGGCTGTCGCGGCCTGTTCGACGTGCTGCGGCCGCTGCGGATCGCGGCCGGGGACTTCACCCCCTCCGTGGAGGACGGCGCCGGGGCGATGGCGGTCGCGGACGTCGAAGGGTAA
- a CDS encoding DUF3817 domain-containing protein encodes MKNNAVHRLRLISFPEGLSFVLLLICVVLKSTTSFNAVPVLGMVHGILFTFYVIFALLAWWQQRWSFWRAVWVMALSVLPFGGFYAERLLAREEVQGFGPAPAAA; translated from the coding sequence GTGAAGAACAACGCCGTCCACCGTCTTCGGCTGATCTCGTTCCCCGAGGGGCTCTCCTTCGTCCTGCTGCTGATCTGCGTCGTGCTGAAGTCCACGACCAGTTTCAATGCCGTGCCGGTGCTCGGGATGGTGCACGGCATCCTCTTCACCTTCTATGTGATCTTCGCGCTGCTGGCCTGGTGGCAGCAGCGCTGGAGCTTCTGGCGAGCGGTCTGGGTGATGGCCCTCTCGGTGCTCCCCTTCGGCGGTTTCTACGCCGAGCGGCTCCTGGCCAGGGAGGAAGTCCAGGGCTTCGGCCCCGCCCCGGCCGCGGCCTGA
- a CDS encoding DUF2127 domain-containing protein, with protein sequence MKWDWDRRTCSRRGHVTYAPTDPHLRERLHAETALGPAWRCLRCGDFALGEPGGSGPVGDAPAVPRGKALRDRFILRLLAVERLVRGLAIVLIAYAVWRFSNSQTAVQQLFNTDLGLLRPIAVHFHYDLDNSPIVGTIQKTFQYHRSTLLITAAAMLAYALIEIVEAFGLWAAKRWAEYLTVVATAAFLPLEVYELTEKVSGLKIGTLLVNLLAVVYILLAKRLFGLRGGAAAFEREREGASLLELQYSAGEGAKQGTEQPAEQAPSGK encoded by the coding sequence ATGAAGTGGGACTGGGATCGGCGCACCTGCTCGCGCCGCGGGCACGTCACCTACGCGCCGACCGACCCGCACCTGCGGGAGCGGCTGCACGCCGAGACCGCGCTCGGTCCCGCCTGGCGCTGCCTGCGCTGCGGCGACTTCGCCCTGGGTGAGCCGGGCGGCAGCGGCCCGGTGGGGGACGCCCCGGCCGTGCCGCGCGGCAAGGCGCTGCGGGACCGGTTCATCCTGCGGCTGCTGGCCGTCGAGCGCCTGGTCCGGGGGCTGGCGATCGTGCTGATCGCCTACGCGGTCTGGCGGTTCAGCAACAGTCAGACCGCGGTCCAGCAGCTCTTCAACACCGACCTCGGCCTGCTCCGGCCGATCGCCGTGCACTTCCACTACGACCTGGACAACTCCCCCATAGTCGGGACGATCCAGAAGACCTTCCAGTACCACCGCTCGACGCTGCTGATCACCGCCGCCGCCATGCTGGCCTACGCGCTGATAGAGATCGTCGAGGCCTTCGGACTGTGGGCGGCGAAGCGCTGGGCGGAGTACCTGACGGTGGTGGCGACCGCCGCGTTCCTGCCACTGGAGGTCTACGAGCTGACCGAGAAGGTCAGCGGCCTGAAGATCGGCACGCTGCTCGTCAACCTGCTGGCGGTCGTCTACATCCTGCTCGCCAAGCGGCTGTTCGGACTGCGCGGCGGAGCCGCCGCCTTCGAGCGGGAGCGCGAGGGCGCCTCGCTGCTGGAACTGCAGTACTCGGCCGGCGAGGGCGCGAAGCAGGGCACGGAACAGCCGGCGGAGCAGGCTCCGAGCGGGAAATAA
- a CDS encoding MarR family winged helix-turn-helix transcriptional regulator, whose protein sequence is MTTSPSVVPDDAAAEPDGSQDAPWLSDDEQRLWRAHLEVSRLLMYQLERELQPWGLSTNDYTILVELSESPKRRMRMTDLATATLQSKSRLSHQITRMEAAGLVVREDCAGDRRGLYAVLTEQGWEVMSRLAPVHVRSVREHFIDRLDADQVASMYEALAPIAEHLRELRGRP, encoded by the coding sequence ATGACAACCAGCCCTTCAGTCGTTCCCGACGACGCCGCCGCGGAACCCGACGGGAGCCAGGACGCCCCCTGGCTCTCCGACGACGAGCAGCGGCTCTGGCGGGCCCATCTGGAGGTCAGCCGGCTGCTGATGTACCAACTGGAGCGCGAGCTCCAGCCGTGGGGACTGTCCACCAACGACTACACCATCCTGGTCGAGCTCTCGGAGAGCCCCAAGCGCCGGATGCGGATGACCGACCTGGCGACCGCCACGCTCCAGTCCAAGAGCCGGCTCTCGCACCAGATCACCCGGATGGAGGCGGCCGGGCTGGTCGTCCGCGAGGACTGCGCCGGCGACCGCCGCGGCCTCTACGCGGTCCTGACCGAGCAGGGCTGGGAGGTCATGAGCAGGCTCGCCCCGGTGCATGTGCGCAGCGTCCGCGAGCACTTCATCGACCGGCTGGACGCCGACCAGGTCGCCTCGATGTACGAGGCGCTGGCCCCCATCGCCGAGCACCTGCGCGAGCTGCGCGGACGCCCCTGA
- the meaB gene encoding methylmalonyl Co-A mutase-associated GTPase MeaB produces MSDVATLVEQARAGRPRAVARLISLVESASPQLREVMAALAPLTGNAYVVGLTGSPGVGKSTTTSALVTAYRRLGKRVAVLAVDPSSPFSGGALLGDRVRMQDHATDPEVFIRSMATRGHLGGLAWAAPQAIRVLDAAGCDVVLVETVGVGQSEVEIAAQADTTVVLLAPGMGDGIQAAKAGILEIGDVYVVNKADRDGADATARELNHMLGLGEARAPGAWRPSVVKTVAARGEGVDELVEALEKHRAWLGEHDELTVRRRRRAAQEIETIAVTALRQRFGDLRGDQHLDGLAGRVAAGELDPYTAADTLVAGLIER; encoded by the coding sequence ATGTCGGACGTGGCCACGCTGGTCGAGCAGGCGCGAGCGGGCCGGCCACGGGCCGTGGCCCGGTTGATCTCGCTGGTCGAGAGCGCCTCCCCGCAACTGCGGGAGGTGATGGCCGCACTGGCCCCGCTGACCGGCAACGCCTATGTGGTCGGCCTCACCGGCTCACCGGGCGTCGGCAAGTCGACCACCACCTCCGCCCTGGTCACCGCCTACCGGCGGCTCGGCAAGCGGGTCGCGGTGCTGGCGGTGGACCCCTCCTCGCCCTTCTCCGGCGGCGCGCTGCTCGGCGACCGGGTGCGGATGCAGGACCACGCCACCGACCCCGAGGTCTTCATCCGCTCGATGGCGACCCGGGGCCACCTCGGCGGCCTGGCCTGGGCCGCGCCGCAGGCGATCCGGGTGCTGGACGCGGCCGGCTGCGACGTGGTGCTGGTGGAGACGGTCGGGGTCGGCCAGTCCGAGGTGGAGATCGCGGCTCAGGCCGACACCACCGTGGTGCTGCTGGCCCCGGGGATGGGCGACGGCATCCAGGCCGCCAAGGCGGGCATCCTGGAGATCGGCGACGTCTACGTGGTCAACAAGGCCGACCGGGACGGCGCGGACGCGACCGCGCGTGAGCTCAACCACATGCTGGGCCTCGGCGAGGCCCGCGCGCCCGGGGCCTGGCGTCCGTCGGTGGTGAAGACCGTGGCGGCGCGCGGCGAGGGCGTGGACGAGCTGGTCGAGGCGCTGGAGAAGCACCGGGCCTGGCTGGGCGAGCACGACGAGCTGACGGTCCGTCGGCGGCGGCGGGCGGCCCAGGAGATCGAGACGATCGCGGTCACCGCGCTCCGGCAGCGCTTCGGCGACCTGCGCGGGGACCAGCACCTGGACGGCCTGGCGGGCCGGGTCGCGGCCGGCGAGCTCGACCCCTACACCGCCGCCGACACGCTGGTCGCCGGCCTGATCGAGCGGTAG
- a CDS encoding acetyl-CoA C-acetyltransferase, which produces MSNSAKNATTSVIVAGARTPMGRLLGSLKGFSGADLGGVAIKAALERAGITGEQVQYVIMGQVLQAGAGQIPARQAAVKAGIPMNVPALTINKVCLSGLDAIALADQLIRAGEFDVIVAGGQESMTNAPHLLPKSREGYKYGAVELLDAMAYDGLTDAFENIPMGESTETHNGRLGIGREEQDAIAARSHQLAAAAQKNGVFDEEIVPVAIPQRKGEPVLFAKDEGIRAETTIETLAGLRPAFKRDGTITAGTSSQISDGAAAVVVMSKAKAEELGLEWIAEIGAHGNVAGPDNSLQSQPANAIKHALGKEGIGVEELDLIEINEAFAAVAVQSVKELGVPLEKVNVNGGAIALGHPIGMSGARVVLTLALELKRRGGGTGAAALCGGGGQGDALIVRVPSV; this is translated from the coding sequence ATGAGCAACTCCGCGAAGAACGCCACCACCTCAGTGATCGTCGCCGGCGCCCGTACCCCCATGGGCCGCCTGCTCGGATCGCTCAAGGGCTTCTCCGGCGCCGACCTCGGCGGCGTCGCGATCAAGGCGGCGCTGGAGCGCGCCGGGATCACCGGCGAGCAGGTCCAGTACGTGATCATGGGGCAGGTGCTCCAGGCCGGCGCCGGCCAGATTCCGGCCCGCCAGGCCGCCGTCAAGGCCGGCATTCCGATGAACGTCCCCGCGCTGACCATCAACAAGGTCTGCCTCTCGGGGCTGGACGCCATCGCCCTGGCCGACCAGCTGATCCGGGCCGGCGAGTTCGACGTGATCGTGGCCGGCGGCCAGGAGTCGATGACCAATGCGCCGCACCTGCTGCCCAAGTCCCGCGAGGGCTACAAGTACGGCGCCGTCGAGCTGCTCGACGCGATGGCCTACGACGGGCTGACCGACGCCTTCGAGAACATCCCGATGGGCGAGTCCACCGAGACCCACAACGGCCGCCTCGGCATCGGCCGCGAGGAGCAGGACGCGATCGCCGCCCGCTCGCACCAGCTGGCCGCCGCCGCGCAGAAGAACGGCGTCTTCGACGAGGAGATCGTCCCGGTCGCCATCCCGCAGCGGAAGGGCGAGCCGGTGCTCTTCGCCAAGGACGAGGGCATCCGCGCCGAGACCACGATCGAGACGCTGGCCGGGCTGCGCCCCGCCTTCAAGCGCGACGGCACCATCACGGCCGGCACCTCCTCGCAGATCTCCGACGGCGCCGCCGCCGTCGTGGTGATGAGCAAGGCCAAGGCCGAGGAGCTGGGCCTGGAGTGGATCGCCGAGATCGGCGCCCACGGCAATGTCGCCGGACCGGACAACTCGCTCCAGTCCCAGCCCGCCAACGCCATCAAGCACGCCCTCGGCAAGGAGGGCATCGGCGTCGAGGAACTGGACCTGATCGAGATCAACGAGGCCTTCGCGGCGGTCGCGGTCCAGTCGGTCAAGGAGCTGGGCGTCCCGCTGGAGAAGGTGAACGTCAACGGCGGCGCGATCGCGCTGGGCCACCCGATCGGCATGTCCGGCGCCCGGGTCGTGCTCACCCTGGCGCTGGAGCTCAAGCGCCGCGGCGGCGGCACCGGCGCGGCCGCGCTCTGCGGTGGCGGCGGCCAGGGCGACGCGCTGATCGTCCGCGTCCCTTCGGTCTGA
- the mce gene encoding methylmalonyl-CoA epimerase, with protein MLTRIDHIGIACFDLDKTVEFYRATYGFEVFHSEVNEEQGVREAMLKINDTGDGGASYLQLLEPTREDSAVGKWLAKNGEGVHHIAFGTADVDGDAAEIRGKGVRVLYEEPRIGSMGSRITFLHPKDCGGVLTELVTAKPGEH; from the coding sequence GTGCTCACCCGCATCGACCACATCGGCATCGCCTGCTTCGACCTGGACAAGACGGTGGAGTTCTACCGGGCCACCTACGGCTTCGAGGTGTTCCACAGCGAGGTCAACGAGGAGCAGGGCGTGCGCGAGGCCATGCTGAAGATCAACGACACCGGCGACGGCGGGGCCTCCTACCTCCAGCTGCTGGAGCCGACCCGGGAGGACTCGGCGGTCGGCAAGTGGCTGGCGAAGAACGGCGAGGGCGTGCACCACATCGCCTTCGGCACCGCGGACGTGGACGGGGACGCGGCGGAGATCCGCGGCAAGGGCGTCCGGGTGCTCTACGAGGAGCCCCGGATCGGCTCGATGGGATCCCGGATCACCTTCCTGCACCCCAAGGACTGCGGCGGGGTGCTGACCGAGCTGGTGACGGCCAAGCCGGGCGAGCACTGA